The genomic segment TTTTCGATTATGTAAAGCCATTTTCGATTATGTAAAGAAATAAGCTAATGGAACAACAATAAAAATAGCTGGTAATAAGTTACCTACTTTTATTTTAGTAATCTCTAAAATATTCAAACCAATACCTATAACTATGAGTCCTCCAGTAGCAGTCATTTCAGTAATTGTTGTTGAAGTTACTAATACTTCAATCCAACTGGCCATTATAGTTATTGCTCCTTGATAAATAAAAACTGGGATTGCAGACAGGATTACTCCAAACCCCATAGTTGCAGCAAAAGCAATAGCTGTAAAACCATCAATCATTGCCTTGGCAAAAAGAGTAGATGGATCATTATTCAAACCATCCTGAATGGCTCCCATTATTGCCATTGCACCAACACAATAAATCAAACTGGTCCGTACAAACGCATTCGCAATATTCCCTTTATTATTTTGAAATTTGCTTTCTATCCAACTGCCAAATCTATGAAGGTATTTTTCAATATCAATCCACTCACCAATAATACCTCCAATTACTATATTGAAAATGACCAGTAATATATTCTTTGATCTAAGAGCCATTTGGCTTCCAACCAAAAGTATTGTTAATCCCAATCCCTGCATTACAGTATTTTTAATCTTATCTGGAAAACGGTGTCCCAAAATGGTTCCTATTAGACCTCCTATTATGATAGCAACAGCATTAACTATGGTTCCAATCATTTATATCTCCCCTGGTT from the Anoxybacter fermentans genome contains:
- a CDS encoding DUF554 domain-containing protein, coding for MIGTIVNAVAIIIGGLIGTILGHRFPDKIKNTVMQGLGLTILLVGSQMALRSKNILLVIFNIVIGGIIGEWIDIEKYLHRFGSWIESKFQNNKGNIANAFVRTSLIYCVGAMAIMGAIQDGLNNDPSTLFAKAMIDGFTAIAFAATMGFGVILSAIPVFIYQGAITIMASWIEVLVTSTTITEMTATGGLIVIGIGLNILEITKIKVGNLLPAIFIVVPLAYFFT